The proteins below are encoded in one region of Silene latifolia isolate original U9 population chromosome 2, ASM4854445v1, whole genome shotgun sequence:
- the LOC141640764 gene encoding uncharacterized protein OsI_027940-like → MTFPNVRLVRSCTFLIFSILGASRHPEVKWAEREDKVFLTVMLPDAKNPKVNLGPEGTFTFSATGGGGDLEYEIKLDLCDKVNVEESKINYGVRSIFCVLEKEENKWWNKLLEEGKPPHYVKVDWDKWADEDDDTSKQAIFFCSFL, encoded by the exons ATGACGTTTCCCAATGTGCGTCTTGTTCGATCTTGTACTTTCTTAATATTTTCAATACTTGGTGCCAGTCGTCATCCTGAAGTGAAATGGGCTGAAAGGGAGGACAAAGTATTTCTGACTGTGATGCTGCCTGATGCTAAAAATCCAAAAGTTAATTTGGGTCCTGAAGGAACCTTTACTTTTTCCGCTACTGGAGGAGGAGGAGATCTTGAATATGAAATAAAACTAGATTTGTGTGACAAAGTCAATGTAGAG GAAAGCAAAATCAACTATGGTGTTAGGAGCATCTTTTGTGTTCTAGAGAAGGAAGAGAATAAATGGTGGAATAAGCTTTTGGAAGAGGGAAAGCCTCCACACTATGTGAAGGTTGATTGGGACAAATGGGCAGATGAAGATGATGATACTAGTAAGCAAGCTATTTTTTTCTGTTCATTTCTGTGA